One segment of Leptospirillum ferrooxidans C2-3 DNA contains the following:
- a CDS encoding AAA family ATPase, producing MSDHGSLSPPEHQIPSDHSGPHEFSGNAEKDRMETLFRSMIDAVDRIGKKLDDQDGVRKDLFGFKKNLYEAEVEWGRLLSEQEKMNEVIEKVTSPAFRIGTLIEVMEDGFVWVSVGGGDYHAALDPRIDPSSCHPGMRVRLNEAMSLVGVLDADMHGPVTRVEKILPDGRLEIGQDRSMGTGMGSMVLGRGEKLLKETVAPGDSVRLDPSSRLALEKVSSQDSPYLIKEVADVSWSDVGGQKEALLEIQKAILNPVLHPDLFQKYHFKSPKGFLLYGPPGCGKTLIGKATANYIAGEMSKKEGREIKGTFFHVKGPEIFNMWLGESERIVRELFAQGRESRSRGEFPVLFIDEAEAILGTRKSSRAFNIHNTIVPMFCAEMDGLASQAGFMVILATNRPEIIDPAILRPGRIDRKIRVLRPDRDAAFEILSLAIPPSIPTANDLKVLDEAERERMLSAFLDRVYAQSQENAVMDLFFRSGRRETLYRKSFLSGAILVSVFDRAKEKALLRELSSSEEVAGIREEDLWDAITKEFEEGDILPDSDVARDWLNLLDLPSRDVVDIRRIHPGEKERSFLARRQIE from the coding sequence ATGAGTGATCATGGTTCACTATCTCCCCCCGAGCATCAGATCCCGTCTGATCATTCCGGCCCGCATGAGTTTTCGGGAAACGCTGAGAAAGACCGTATGGAAACTCTCTTCAGGTCCATGATTGATGCTGTTGACCGGATTGGAAAGAAACTCGATGACCAGGATGGTGTCCGAAAGGATCTGTTTGGTTTCAAGAAAAACCTTTACGAAGCTGAAGTCGAGTGGGGACGCCTTCTTTCCGAACAGGAAAAGATGAATGAAGTGATTGAAAAGGTTACAAGCCCAGCCTTCAGGATCGGGACGCTGATCGAAGTCATGGAGGATGGCTTTGTCTGGGTGTCGGTCGGCGGAGGTGACTATCATGCCGCCCTTGACCCAAGGATTGATCCTTCTTCCTGTCATCCCGGGATGAGGGTTCGCCTGAATGAGGCCATGTCCCTGGTGGGGGTTCTGGACGCAGACATGCATGGACCGGTAACAAGAGTCGAAAAGATCTTGCCGGATGGCCGTCTTGAAATCGGTCAGGACCGTTCAATGGGGACAGGAATGGGTTCGATGGTTTTGGGGAGAGGGGAGAAGCTTCTGAAGGAGACTGTCGCCCCGGGCGATTCGGTTCGTCTCGATCCATCCTCAAGGCTGGCTCTTGAAAAAGTCTCTTCTCAGGACAGCCCTTATCTGATCAAAGAGGTTGCTGACGTTTCCTGGTCAGATGTGGGTGGTCAGAAAGAGGCCCTCCTGGAAATCCAGAAGGCGATCCTGAATCCGGTCCTGCATCCCGACCTTTTTCAAAAATATCACTTCAAGTCTCCAAAGGGATTTCTGCTCTATGGCCCTCCGGGATGCGGAAAGACCCTGATCGGAAAGGCAACGGCCAATTATATTGCCGGGGAGATGTCCAAGAAAGAAGGCAGGGAGATCAAGGGAACCTTCTTTCATGTGAAGGGACCGGAGATCTTCAATATGTGGCTTGGGGAATCGGAGCGTATTGTCAGGGAGCTTTTTGCCCAGGGAAGGGAGTCCCGTTCAAGAGGAGAGTTTCCGGTCCTTTTTATCGATGAGGCGGAAGCGATTCTGGGGACCAGGAAGTCTTCGAGGGCTTTCAATATTCACAATACGATCGTTCCAATGTTTTGCGCCGAAATGGATGGATTGGCATCCCAAGCCGGATTCATGGTGATTCTCGCGACGAATCGACCCGAAATCATTGACCCTGCAATCCTTCGTCCTGGCCGGATTGATCGAAAAATCCGTGTTCTTCGTCCGGACAGGGATGCGGCATTCGAGATCCTGTCTCTTGCGATTCCACCTTCGATTCCAACAGCGAATGATTTGAAAGTCCTTGATGAAGCGGAACGCGAGCGGATGCTTTCCGCTTTTCTTGACCGAGTGTATGCGCAAAGTCAGGAAAATGCTGTCATGGACCTCTTCTTCCGTTCGGGACGGAGAGAAACCCTTTACAGAAAATCATTCTTGTCGGGCGCCATCCTTGTTTCTGTTTTTGACAGGGCGAAAGAGAAAGCCCTTTTGCGCGAGCTTTCAAGTTCCGAAGAGGTCGCCGGGATTCGGGAAGAAGATCTTTGGGATGCGATCACTAAGGAATTTGAGGAAGGGGATATTTTGCCGGATTCGGATGTTGCAAGGGATTGGTTGAATCTTCTGGATCTTCCGTCAAGGGATGTGGTGGATATCCGGAGAATCCACCCCGGAGAGAAAGAGCGTTCCTTCCTTGCGCGCAGACAGATCGAATGA
- a CDS encoding proteasome accessory factor PafA2 family protein, translating to MDFFFPVIAGIETEYGIVRSDTESSDPVIESMELIRSYKGSEPLKWNYSEEDPSMDARGFHAEGLAQDREEEEFTRSDHQRFFSFREMKSDRILPNGARFYNDHTHPEYSTPECHGLFDLLAQDRAGILVMRMAKKNREEQLAPDGRIALYRNNTDYHGHSYGCHENYLLPREIPFERIVSHLLPFLVARTILVGAGKYSTESSERSGEVRYQISQRADFMEALIGVDTMHNRPLVNSRDEPHARTSSYRRLHLIVGDANMSEWQTAMKVGMTRLVLGLLLRDISVSGVAMENPLLAIREISRSLYDQKPVSMENGTDMTALEILESYMHVCQGFSHNDKESSWVLGEWSTALEDFRKDPSLLSDRVDWIAKKELFDSFRQEQSLASDDPWLQSLDLAYHDLDPENGLFWEMESSGAMRRLTREEDVLRAIDGPPSQGRPRIRSAILSLFGDRISEAGWERIRFKDGSLVDLPLFLKETPEDMNLLEKKVRSLKHPGDLASLFIEKPFSRS from the coding sequence ATGGACTTTTTCTTTCCTGTTATTGCCGGAATCGAGACAGAATACGGAATTGTCCGAAGCGATACCGAAAGCTCGGATCCTGTGATTGAGTCAATGGAGTTGATCCGTTCTTACAAGGGTAGCGAGCCTCTGAAGTGGAACTACTCCGAGGAAGACCCCTCAATGGATGCTCGCGGTTTTCATGCGGAGGGGTTGGCGCAGGATCGTGAAGAGGAGGAGTTTACCCGATCGGATCACCAACGATTCTTCTCGTTCAGGGAGATGAAAAGCGACCGGATCCTGCCCAATGGGGCCCGTTTTTATAACGACCACACCCATCCGGAGTATTCGACGCCTGAATGTCATGGTCTTTTTGATCTCCTGGCGCAGGATCGGGCAGGGATTCTGGTTATGAGAATGGCGAAGAAGAACCGGGAGGAGCAACTGGCTCCTGATGGACGGATTGCTCTCTACCGGAATAATACGGACTATCACGGACATAGTTATGGGTGTCACGAAAATTATCTTCTTCCCAGGGAAATTCCCTTTGAAAGGATTGTTTCCCACCTTCTGCCGTTTCTGGTCGCGAGGACCATTCTGGTGGGTGCGGGGAAGTATTCGACCGAGTCTTCCGAGCGTTCTGGCGAGGTCCGCTATCAGATCTCTCAGCGGGCCGATTTCATGGAAGCCTTGATCGGTGTCGATACGATGCATAATCGCCCTCTTGTCAACAGTCGAGATGAACCCCACGCAAGAACATCTTCATACCGGAGGCTCCATCTGATTGTTGGAGATGCCAATATGTCCGAATGGCAGACGGCCATGAAAGTCGGCATGACAAGGCTTGTTCTTGGTTTGCTTCTCCGGGATATCTCCGTTTCCGGCGTTGCCATGGAGAACCCGTTGCTTGCCATCAGGGAGATTTCGAGGAGCCTTTATGATCAAAAGCCTGTTTCGATGGAAAATGGGACAGATATGACCGCATTGGAGATTCTCGAGTCCTATATGCATGTTTGTCAGGGGTTCTCTCATAATGACAAGGAAAGCTCATGGGTCCTGGGGGAGTGGTCCACCGCGCTGGAGGATTTTCGGAAAGATCCATCCCTCTTGTCGGACAGGGTGGACTGGATTGCCAAAAAGGAGCTCTTTGATTCCTTCAGGCAGGAACAGTCGTTGGCTTCGGATGATCCATGGTTGCAAAGTCTGGATCTGGCCTATCACGATCTGGACCCGGAGAATGGGCTTTTCTGGGAGATGGAGTCATCTGGTGCGATGCGTCGTCTGACACGTGAGGAAGACGTATTGAGAGCCATCGATGGCCCTCCGAGTCAAGGTCGGCCCAGAATCAGAAGCGCTATCCTTTCTCTTTTTGGCGACAGGATTTCAGAGGCTGGATGGGAAAGGATCCGTTTCAAGGATGGATCGCTTGTCGATCTTCCTCTTTTTCTCAAGGAAACACCCGAAGATATGAATTTGCTTGAAAAAAAGGTGAGGAGTCTGAAGCACCCGGGAGATCTGGCCTCTCTTTTTATAGAGAAGCCTTTCTCTCGCTCGTAA
- a CDS encoding ubiquitin-like protein UBact — MLTGKNSSGSFIIAFPDQPVSPASPGKREHKQEAPIPKKPDGGRDGVDRLRERMKKVDPNQSERYRQRTGQ, encoded by the coding sequence ATGCTTACCGGAAAAAACTCATCAGGTTCATTCATCATCGCCTTTCCTGATCAACCTGTTTCACCAGCCTCCCCGGGAAAGAGAGAGCATAAACAAGAGGCTCCCATCCCCAAAAAACCGGATGGTGGACGTGATGGAGTTGACCGCTTGCGGGAAAGAATGAAAAAAGTCGACCCCAATCAATCGGAGCGATACCGGCAAAGGACTGGCCAATGA
- a CDS encoding 20S proteasome subunit alpha — MKRIEPLNGPSGSFLELLNHQSGAYSPSHAGEVSAGKFQEIQATTILAFHFSEGVLVAGDRRATAGNRIMANRVEKVIEIDGRSVLAISGSPAQAIEMARVLDHSFRYYRRTQLEEMSLEGRLRLLAQLLKENLPMAMNGVGGVVPLFITFDPESNEPRIYFYDILGAHFEGTPFAVGGSGSLEVQGILRFLDRWGPSGGLSSISKKDAIVLSLRLLETASYFDSATGGIQAGDRIYPVIKLVSGKGVETVGEDLLKEMMETEVRGV; from the coding sequence ATGAAAAGAATCGAACCTCTCAACGGACCATCCGGCTCCTTCCTGGAGCTTTTGAACCACCAGTCTGGCGCGTATTCACCCTCTCATGCGGGAGAAGTGTCCGCCGGAAAATTCCAGGAGATTCAAGCGACAACGATTCTGGCCTTTCACTTTTCGGAGGGTGTTCTTGTCGCAGGCGATCGGCGGGCAACCGCCGGCAATAGGATCATGGCCAACCGGGTAGAGAAGGTGATCGAGATTGACGGCCGTTCTGTTCTGGCCATTTCTGGATCACCCGCCCAGGCAATTGAGATGGCAAGGGTTCTGGATCACTCCTTCCGCTATTATCGCCGAACACAGCTTGAGGAGATGTCTCTTGAAGGACGGTTGCGGCTTCTTGCCCAGCTTCTGAAGGAGAATCTTCCTATGGCCATGAATGGAGTCGGCGGGGTTGTTCCTTTGTTTATAACCTTTGACCCCGAGTCCAATGAACCGCGGATCTATTTTTACGACATCCTTGGTGCCCATTTTGAGGGAACCCCTTTTGCGGTAGGTGGGTCAGGGTCTCTTGAAGTTCAGGGCATTCTCAGATTTCTTGATCGCTGGGGGCCATCGGGAGGGCTTTCCTCCATTTCAAAAAAAGATGCAATTGTTCTCAGTCTGAGACTTCTGGAAACGGCATCCTACTTTGATTCGGCAACAGGAGGCATTCAGGCTGGTGACAGGATCTATCCTGTCATAAAACTGGTATCCGGAAAAGGAGTCGAAACGGTGGGGGAAGACCTTCTGAAAGAGATGATGGAAACGGAGGTTCGGGGTGTTTGA
- a CDS encoding 20S proteasome subunit alpha, translating into MFDEPYRWVDAINQRRDYIEEQLKRSSPVVAVSVKEGILMVSFFRRTSKIFEIYDRMAMGAIGHPADIELIRMAAINASHVEGFTRSSKDVSIRRLTMFTLSPKLKSAFEDVMSSPMIYRGIFVQVGGTPKEDLFLDLDFGGQVQPSKGSAAISHEEDVSERIRKLLPTETLTKKEALPLLIHACIAGSPDFEDMGLDSDGNIVDEDLYKRKKESFFSEREPDIHLLDRKTGLLERMLLPEDK; encoded by the coding sequence GTGTTTGATGAACCTTATCGTTGGGTCGATGCGATCAATCAGCGCAGGGACTATATTGAAGAGCAGCTGAAGCGTTCCTCTCCGGTTGTCGCTGTATCTGTAAAGGAAGGGATCTTGATGGTGTCCTTTTTTCGCAGGACCTCGAAGATTTTTGAGATTTATGACCGGATGGCAATGGGGGCCATAGGACATCCTGCGGATATCGAGTTGATCAGAATGGCGGCCATCAATGCGTCCCATGTTGAAGGGTTCACCCGGTCCTCAAAAGATGTATCGATTCGAAGGCTAACAATGTTTACTCTTTCTCCCAAACTGAAATCCGCATTTGAAGATGTCATGTCATCTCCAATGATTTACAGGGGGATTTTTGTGCAAGTGGGAGGGACTCCGAAAGAGGATCTGTTCCTTGATCTGGATTTCGGTGGACAGGTTCAGCCCAGTAAGGGTTCTGCGGCCATTTCACACGAGGAAGATGTCTCGGAACGCATTCGAAAACTTCTTCCGACGGAAACTCTTACGAAGAAAGAGGCTCTCCCTTTATTGATTCATGCCTGTATTGCCGGAAGCCCGGATTTTGAAGATATGGGACTTGATTCTGATGGGAATATCGTTGATGAGGATCTCTATAAGAGAAAAAAAGAATCGTTCTTCTCTGAAAGGGAGCCTGATATCCATCTTCTGGATCGTAAAACCGGGTTATTGGAGCGAATGTTATTGCCTGAAGACAAATAA
- a CDS encoding proteasome accessory factor PafA2 family protein, which translates to MRSIIGLETEYGTLLNRDPGSVRDLFRQEEIFQRLRDHIFHTSRLGAIDQHQRAYDEPVGNGGFLRNAGRLYVDMGHLEYASPEALDLLDLVLVDRAGDKILQDAINELGLTSEISLIKNNIDHQTLATFGSHENYLVSRQFPFTEKGMEPLVAFLVTRQIFTGAGRVGSANLNESLITFPPTAKPVTFQLSQRADYVVNKFYQWVQMNRSIVNTRDEPLADPALFRRMHLLMGDSNMSQFATAMKFGTTRLALSLIEDGLAPAIGIIDPVRANHSISHDISMGWRVMDNDGQMLTATDLQWMFLEAADRNYRGRDEETDWVISEWAALLSDLGQKDPEKVADRIDWAAKYVLLDQFREDEGLDWSDPWLESLDLEYHNIHPEKGLFRILEQEGRHRRLISDRQITDGVGKPPDHTRAYGRSIAVNHILEENDLSYIIQWFGIQVNEGEVLYMLDPLKTYQCEVDQYFSDPPDKLATPLDS; encoded by the coding sequence TTGCGTTCCATCATAGGACTTGAAACGGAGTATGGAACCCTGTTGAACAGAGATCCCGGTTCCGTTCGGGATCTTTTTCGCCAGGAAGAGATTTTTCAGAGATTGAGAGATCACATCTTTCATACCAGTCGTCTTGGGGCGATAGACCAGCATCAGAGAGCTTATGATGAGCCAGTTGGCAATGGTGGATTCCTGAGGAATGCAGGGAGGCTTTATGTTGACATGGGCCATCTTGAATACGCCTCCCCTGAAGCTCTCGATCTTCTGGATCTGGTTCTGGTCGACAGGGCCGGAGATAAAATTCTACAGGATGCGATCAACGAACTGGGCTTAACCTCTGAAATCTCCCTGATTAAAAACAATATAGATCATCAAACCCTTGCGACTTTTGGTTCTCATGAAAACTATCTTGTCTCACGGCAGTTTCCCTTCACGGAAAAAGGAATGGAACCGTTGGTGGCATTTCTTGTGACAAGACAGATTTTTACGGGAGCCGGACGGGTCGGCTCTGCCAATCTCAATGAGAGTCTGATCACATTCCCCCCCACAGCAAAGCCAGTCACTTTTCAGCTCTCCCAACGGGCTGATTATGTGGTGAACAAGTTTTACCAATGGGTTCAGATGAATCGTTCCATTGTCAATACAAGAGATGAACCATTGGCGGATCCGGCTCTTTTTCGGCGCATGCATCTATTGATGGGTGATTCCAATATGTCCCAATTTGCGACAGCGATGAAGTTTGGAACGACCCGACTTGCACTTTCCCTTATTGAAGACGGGCTGGCTCCGGCGATTGGGATTATCGATCCTGTCCGGGCCAATCATTCCATTTCCCATGATATTTCAATGGGGTGGAGAGTAATGGACAATGATGGCCAGATGCTGACGGCGACAGATTTACAATGGATGTTTCTTGAAGCAGCAGACCGAAATTATCGGGGTAGGGACGAAGAAACAGACTGGGTAATTTCAGAATGGGCAGCTCTTCTCTCCGACCTCGGCCAAAAAGATCCGGAAAAGGTGGCGGATCGCATTGATTGGGCTGCCAAATATGTATTGCTGGACCAATTCAGGGAAGACGAAGGGCTCGACTGGAGCGATCCATGGCTGGAGAGTCTGGACTTGGAGTATCACAATATTCACCCTGAAAAAGGCCTGTTCCGTATCCTTGAGCAAGAGGGAAGGCATCGTCGGCTGATTTCTGACAGACAGATCACGGATGGAGTCGGGAAGCCCCCGGATCATACAAGGGCCTATGGTCGTTCAATAGCCGTTAACCATATTCTGGAAGAGAATGATTTATCCTACATTATCCAGTGGTTTGGAATTCAGGTGAACGAAGGGGAAGTGCTGTATATGCTAGATCCACTTAAAACATATCAATGCGAGGTGGATCAGTATTTTTCTGATCCACCGGATAAACTGGCGACTCCTCTGGACAGCTAG
- a CDS encoding beta/alpha barrel domain-containing protein yields MSIAPPVYDIRISYDENYRNGPVFGISPPPLQDTHQLVSFLGIPCRSRIGIPAGPLLNSSWIEFYSKMGFDILTYKTVRSHSHPSYQNPNCLYVPFNRPFKAEDLDSPLIATLDFHPQSMNSITITNSFGMPSQDPSVWIPDIGKAVQSLAKNQVLVVSVVGIEQPNCSMPEDFARTAKIAKEAGAMAIEVNFSCPNVKGKEGQLYQSPESSMKVLSMVRAAIGDTPLIMKIGQISDPDLAKRLLEKASPYIQGVGAINTVLGTIINSNGQPALPGAGRERSGLCGAGIRNLALQTVGILRKVIDEEKMDLSLIGVGGYNTPDDYMLFRNEGADFVMSATGAMWDPYLAYVTKQRDID; encoded by the coding sequence TTGTCAATCGCACCTCCAGTTTATGACATTCGAATCTCTTACGATGAAAACTACAGGAATGGGCCGGTTTTTGGGATCTCGCCACCTCCCCTTCAGGACACACATCAACTGGTTTCGTTTCTTGGAATACCTTGCCGGTCCAGAATCGGAATTCCGGCAGGACCGCTTCTGAATTCAAGCTGGATCGAGTTCTATTCCAAAATGGGATTTGACATCCTGACCTACAAAACGGTCAGAAGCCATAGCCATCCTTCCTACCAGAATCCCAATTGTCTTTATGTCCCATTTAACCGTCCATTCAAGGCAGAAGACCTGGATTCGCCACTGATTGCAACGCTGGACTTCCATCCTCAGTCCATGAACTCCATAACGATTACAAACTCTTTTGGAATGCCAAGCCAAGATCCTTCCGTCTGGATTCCCGATATCGGAAAGGCGGTCCAGTCTCTCGCCAAGAATCAGGTTCTGGTCGTATCGGTTGTCGGCATTGAACAACCAAACTGCTCCATGCCGGAGGACTTTGCCAGAACGGCAAAAATCGCCAAGGAAGCAGGCGCAATGGCTATCGAGGTCAACTTTTCATGTCCCAACGTCAAGGGAAAAGAGGGGCAGCTTTACCAAAGTCCTGAATCGAGCATGAAGGTTTTGTCCATGGTCAGGGCCGCTATCGGAGACACTCCCCTGATTATGAAGATAGGCCAAATTTCAGACCCCGACCTCGCGAAAAGACTCCTCGAAAAAGCCTCTCCGTACATACAGGGAGTCGGAGCTATTAACACCGTCTTGGGAACAATCATCAACTCGAACGGACAACCGGCTCTTCCTGGGGCAGGAAGAGAACGGTCTGGGCTTTGCGGAGCAGGGATCAGAAATCTTGCGCTTCAAACCGTAGGGATTCTGAGAAAAGTGATTGACGAAGAAAAAATGGACCTCTCGCTCATCGGGGTAGGCGGATACAACACCCCCGATGATTATATGTTATTCCGAAATGAAGGGGCCGACTTTGTCATGTCCGCTACCGGGGCAATGTGGGATCCATACCTCGCCTATGTCACAAAACAAAGAGATATTGACTAG
- a CDS encoding homoserine kinase — protein MRNINMNPVTVYAPASVGNIGPGFDTLGMAVTGMGDQITGYLEDKRSGDRILSISGAWSELPMDPNQNTATIAARTILDMAGLTGKDLVISIEKGVPGSGLGSSAASAVGGAFLGNILAGNPFSEQEVLEAAANAESRVSGGYFLDNVSACLYGGVTVSITNLKKSFRFGSLDGVHLLFIVPRSLLKTSESRKAIPEKVPFKNSVEAIMRTAGILTAVSSHNQNLFCEMVNDPLVSPYRGPLIPLFSAIRDIAVEAGASNLVISGAGSTMVALSPNQTTIQKVQDTLQPFLDNQEYSAVLIPSTIDSKGARIVNRTSSL, from the coding sequence TTGAGAAACATCAACATGAATCCTGTCACAGTTTATGCACCAGCCTCTGTCGGCAATATCGGACCAGGATTTGATACCCTTGGGATGGCCGTTACAGGAATGGGTGACCAGATCACAGGATATCTCGAAGACAAACGATCCGGCGACAGGATCCTTTCCATTTCCGGAGCATGGAGCGAATTGCCAATGGATCCAAACCAGAACACGGCAACTATCGCGGCCAGGACTATTCTGGACATGGCTGGGCTAACAGGAAAGGATCTGGTGATATCAATCGAAAAAGGAGTTCCTGGATCAGGACTTGGCTCCAGTGCGGCATCAGCTGTCGGCGGAGCCTTTTTGGGAAACATTCTGGCCGGGAATCCTTTCTCGGAGCAGGAAGTTCTGGAAGCGGCTGCCAATGCTGAAAGCAGGGTGAGTGGCGGATATTTCCTGGATAATGTCTCGGCTTGCCTATATGGCGGAGTCACTGTCTCCATTACCAATCTGAAGAAGTCTTTCCGTTTTGGATCGCTTGATGGTGTTCACCTTCTGTTTATCGTCCCGAGATCCCTTTTGAAAACCTCAGAATCCAGAAAAGCCATTCCGGAAAAAGTACCTTTTAAAAACTCAGTTGAAGCCATTATGAGAACGGCCGGCATTCTGACTGCAGTTTCTTCCCATAACCAGAATCTGTTTTGTGAGATGGTCAACGACCCACTCGTCTCTCCCTATAGAGGCCCTCTCATCCCCTTGTTTTCAGCCATTCGAGATATTGCGGTTGAAGCCGGTGCTTCAAATCTCGTCATATCAGGTGCAGGATCAACAATGGTAGCACTTTCACCCAATCAGACCACAATCCAAAAAGTCCAGGATACCCTGCAACCATTCTTGGACAATCAGGAATACTCAGCGGTCCTGATCCCATCAACCATTGATTCCAAAGGAGCCAGAATTGTCAATCGCACCTCCAGTTTATGA
- a CDS encoding (2Fe-2S) ferredoxin domain-containing protein, whose protein sequence is MGRFRYHLFACTNERPANHPRGSCAARGIAPLLDELKEAVLMSPVPGPIRINKSGCLDTCEEGPVLAIYPDGVYYRIQTSEDVKRIVSEHLQKGHIVSDLQIDNPPELGGRSL, encoded by the coding sequence ATGGGAAGATTTCGCTATCATCTTTTTGCCTGCACGAATGAACGGCCAGCAAACCATCCAAGAGGATCCTGCGCAGCCAGGGGAATCGCTCCCCTGCTCGACGAGCTGAAGGAAGCCGTCCTGATGAGTCCTGTCCCTGGACCCATCAGGATCAATAAAAGCGGTTGTCTTGATACCTGTGAGGAAGGCCCTGTATTGGCGATCTATCCAGATGGAGTCTATTACAGGATACAAACCTCGGAAGATGTCAAACGGATCGTTTCAGAACACCTTCAAAAGGGACATATCGTTTCGGATCTTCAAATCGACAATCCTCCGGAACTGGGAGGGAGATCTCTTTGA